In one Neobacillus sp. CF12 genomic region, the following are encoded:
- a CDS encoding ABC-2 family transporter protein, with product MSLYFKYLLILFKSQMQYRTSFWLLSIGQFFIPFSIFAGLYFLFERFGQIKGWEFFEVALCFAVIHMAFSLSECFARGFDTFSSLIIKGDFDRVLVRPRSTFLQVLGSKFEFTRIGRLLQSAIVLIWALNNLPIEWSLIKAVTLLFMITSGVLIFTGIYMLAATMCFWTVQGLEIANIFTDGGREMAQYPLNIYQKWVARFFTYVIPFGTVNYLPLLFILGKTQGQAIYYMLIPLAGSLFILPCFLVWLFGVRHYRSTGS from the coding sequence ATGAGTCTTTATTTTAAATATCTTTTAATCTTATTTAAATCACAAATGCAATACCGTACATCCTTTTGGCTTTTATCGATCGGACAGTTTTTCATTCCTTTCTCGATTTTTGCGGGACTCTACTTTTTGTTCGAGCGATTTGGGCAAATAAAAGGCTGGGAATTCTTCGAGGTTGCCCTCTGTTTTGCCGTTATTCACATGGCCTTTTCGTTAAGTGAGTGTTTTGCACGGGGGTTTGATACTTTTTCCAGTCTGATTATTAAGGGTGATTTTGACCGGGTTCTTGTGCGTCCGCGAAGCACCTTTCTTCAAGTACTAGGATCTAAATTTGAATTTACTCGGATTGGCAGACTTCTTCAAAGTGCTATCGTTCTAATTTGGGCATTGAATAATCTACCTATAGAATGGAGTCTAATAAAAGCTGTCACTTTGTTATTTATGATTACAAGTGGTGTCCTTATCTTTACAGGTATCTATATGCTTGCTGCAACAATGTGTTTTTGGACGGTTCAGGGGCTGGAGATAGCAAATATTTTCACGGACGGAGGCAGAGAGATGGCTCAGTATCCATTAAATATTTATCAAAAGTGGGTAGCCCGTTTCTTTACGTATGTCATCCCATTTGGAACGGTAAATTACCTGCCATTACTGTTTATTCTAGGTAAAACACAAGGGCAGGCAATCTATTATATGCTAATTCCACTAGCGGGCAGTCTGTTTATTCTTCCTTGTTTTCTAGTGTGGTTATTTGGAGTTAGGCACTAT
- a CDS encoding ABC transporter permease produces MKAYASVLKIRLLIGMQYRSAALAGVATQFFWGFISIMVFEAFYEFAAVKPPISLKELITYIWLQQAFLAFIMLWFRDNELFDLITSGNIAYELCRPTDLYGFWYAKLLAQRLSSALLRCYPILIVAFSLPKPYNMTLPPNVTTLILFVITLLLGLLLLVAISMFLYISVFVTLSPMGSLLIFGVLGEFFAGLIIPVPLMPLWLQKIAYVLPFRWTADFPFRVYSGHIAQSDAIIGVFIQLGYLLGLVWLGKIALNSVLKRVVVQGG; encoded by the coding sequence ATGAAGGCATACGCTTCGGTTCTAAAAATAAGGCTTTTAATTGGTATGCAATATCGATCTGCTGCGCTTGCTGGAGTGGCCACTCAATTCTTCTGGGGATTTATTTCGATAATGGTTTTTGAAGCATTCTATGAATTTGCTGCCGTAAAACCGCCAATCTCATTAAAAGAATTAATCACCTACATATGGCTGCAGCAGGCTTTTCTGGCTTTTATCATGCTCTGGTTTCGCGACAACGAATTATTTGATCTCATTACAAGCGGGAATATCGCCTATGAACTGTGCCGTCCTACAGACTTATACGGTTTCTGGTATGCAAAACTTCTGGCACAGAGATTATCAAGTGCACTACTACGCTGTTATCCGATTTTAATCGTGGCTTTCTCCTTACCAAAACCCTACAACATGACACTACCTCCAAATGTTACAACCTTAATCTTATTTGTGATTACTCTTTTATTAGGATTATTACTACTGGTAGCGATTTCAATGTTCTTATACATTTCAGTTTTTGTGACATTATCTCCAATGGGTTCATTGTTGATTTTCGGAGTTCTAGGTGAATTTTTTGCAGGCTTGATTATACCTGTTCCATTAATGCCTTTATGGCTGCAAAAAATTGCCTATGTCCTGCCATTTCGCTGGACGGCAGATTTTCCATTCCGTGTTTATTCGGGACACATTGCGCAAAGTGACGCCATTATAGGTGTGTTTATTCAATTAGGGTATCTGTTAGGTCTTGTATGGTTAGGAAAAATTGCGCTTAACAGTGTTTTAAAAAGAGTCGTCGTACAGGGAGGATAA
- a CDS encoding ATP-binding cassette domain-containing protein, with product MIKVEGITKSFKVAKRSTGLLQATKALFYREHMIVDALKDISFSIEPGEIVGYIGPNGAGKSTTIKIMSGILVPDGGTCNIMGYTPWKSRVDYVKNIGVVFGQRSQLWWDVPVIDSFELLKDIYKIPQQEYQSTLDLLIETLELKDIMNAPVRQLSLGQRMRCEIAASLIHNPKILFLDEPTIGLDAVSKIAVRQFIKTINQEKGVTVVLTTHDMNDIEALANRVILIGKGSLLYDGNLDELRKRFGTNKTIRADYQKNNNPIVIPGTTVISWSPEQVVLSIDTDQIITSEVITHLTKQVELLDVTIESQPIEDIIVQLYKEFQI from the coding sequence TTGATAAAAGTAGAAGGCATTACGAAATCCTTCAAAGTGGCAAAGCGCTCCACTGGATTACTGCAAGCCACCAAGGCACTTTTTTACCGGGAGCATATGATTGTGGACGCCCTAAAAGATATCTCTTTCAGTATTGAACCTGGTGAAATAGTTGGGTACATTGGTCCAAATGGTGCAGGAAAGTCGACCACAATTAAGATTATGAGCGGCATTTTAGTTCCGGATGGTGGAACCTGCAATATCATGGGCTACACACCATGGAAGAGCCGGGTCGACTATGTAAAAAATATCGGTGTTGTCTTTGGCCAGCGCTCGCAGCTTTGGTGGGATGTTCCGGTTATTGATTCATTTGAGCTATTAAAAGACATTTACAAGATTCCACAACAAGAGTATCAATCTACCTTAGACTTGCTTATTGAAACATTAGAATTAAAAGACATCATGAACGCTCCGGTCAGGCAACTAAGCTTAGGTCAGCGAATGCGCTGTGAAATTGCAGCTTCCTTAATACATAATCCCAAAATCCTATTTTTAGATGAACCAACGATTGGACTTGATGCGGTTTCAAAAATTGCCGTCCGTCAATTTATCAAAACCATCAATCAAGAAAAGGGAGTTACAGTCGTTCTAACCACCCATGATATGAATGACATAGAGGCTTTAGCGAATCGAGTGATTCTTATCGGTAAGGGCAGTTTACTTTATGATGGGAACCTGGATGAACTAAGAAAAAGGTTTGGAACAAATAAAACAATTAGAGCTGATTACCAAAAAAATAACAACCCCATTGTCATTCCAGGAACAACCGTAATCTCTTGGTCTCCTGAACAAGTGGTACTCAGTATAGATACAGATCAGATTATAACCTCTGAGGTCATTACCCACCTAACGAAACAGGTAGAACTTCTCGATGTGACGATCGAATCGCAGCCAATAGAAGACATCATCGTCCAGCTGTATAAGGAGTTCCAAATATGA
- a CDS encoding nuclease-related domain-containing protein, translating into MLLKSRTEPDLLKLLRFLNTRMILSEDDRKQYLYLQKGYEGEVVFDQLASENLKNEIFILNDLMLEINHSKFQIDSSLIIQDTIITCEVKNFEGNYLYRDGEFYLCVAQNPITNPLHQVKRSETLLQQYLKKNGLHFRILPYLVFINPNFFLYQAPQKDSIIFPPQISNFMNKVNSKPSKLNGM; encoded by the coding sequence ATGTTATTAAAATCTAGAACTGAACCGGATTTATTAAAATTATTGAGGTTCTTAAACACAAGAATGATTTTATCTGAAGATGATAGGAAGCAGTATTTATATTTGCAAAAGGGATATGAAGGAGAAGTGGTATTTGACCAGTTGGCTTCGGAAAACCTCAAAAATGAAATATTTATTTTAAACGATCTAATGCTTGAAATAAACCATTCAAAATTTCAAATTGATTCTTCTCTAATTATCCAAGATACGATTATAACTTGTGAAGTTAAAAATTTTGAAGGTAACTATTTATATCGTGACGGTGAATTTTACCTATGTGTGGCCCAAAATCCAATCACTAATCCTTTGCACCAGGTAAAGAGATCTGAGACTTTGCTCCAACAATATCTCAAAAAAAATGGGCTTCATTTTCGAATTCTTCCTTATTTAGTTTTTATTAATCCTAATTTCTTCTTATATCAAGCTCCCCAAAAGGATTCGATAATCTTTCCTCCACAGATAAGCAACTTTATGAATAAGGTCAACTCAAAACCATCTAAACTAAATGGAATGTAA
- a CDS encoding mannitol-1-phosphate 5-dehydrogenase produces the protein MDLLNEKKEYRVVLAEPSQEEVMIKNVRAINSALNPEQVIDAIAKADLVTTAIGPNILPLIANLIADGLRKRVAESDKPLNIIACENMIGGSSLLKEKVFEKLTEEERSQFEGRFGFPDSAVDRIVPNQINEDKLMVKVEPFYEWVVEEPKIIGERPEINGITYVQELVPYIERKLFTVNTGHALAAYFGYYYGVDTINRAMENAEISELVEGSLRESGEFLVSKYGFDQAEHHKYIKKILLRFSNSYIVDEVTRVARSPIRKLGANDRLVSPARQYAEVIGKEPTYLLKGIAAALMYDFQGDEEAVKIQQTISELGIEDAIQSYTQLTPESPLFKGIVAQYKQLKSQK, from the coding sequence GTGGATTTACTAAATGAGAAGAAAGAGTATCGAGTTGTTCTTGCTGAACCATCCCAGGAAGAAGTAATGATTAAAAATGTAAGAGCGATTAATAGTGCGCTGAACCCAGAGCAAGTGATTGATGCCATTGCGAAAGCGGATTTAGTTACAACAGCAATTGGTCCGAACATTCTTCCGTTGATTGCCAATTTGATTGCAGATGGCTTACGAAAGCGGGTGGCGGAATCCGATAAACCACTAAACATTATCGCATGTGAAAATATGATTGGCGGAAGTTCACTTTTAAAGGAAAAGGTTTTTGAAAAATTAACTGAAGAAGAAAGATCACAATTTGAAGGGCGCTTTGGATTTCCTGATTCGGCTGTCGATCGAATTGTTCCTAATCAAATCAATGAAGATAAGCTAATGGTAAAAGTTGAACCATTCTATGAATGGGTGGTGGAAGAACCTAAAATAATCGGTGAAAGACCGGAGATTAATGGAATTACCTATGTTCAAGAATTAGTCCCATATATTGAGAGAAAGCTATTTACGGTGAATACAGGGCATGCTCTTGCTGCCTATTTTGGCTATTACTATGGAGTCGACACAATAAATCGTGCAATGGAAAATGCTGAAATTAGCGAACTGGTTGAAGGTTCACTAAGGGAAAGCGGCGAGTTTTTAGTGAGTAAATATGGATTTGACCAAGCAGAGCACCATAAATATATTAAAAAAATTCTCCTGCGTTTTTCTAACTCCTATATTGTTGATGAGGTAACGAGGGTAGCTCGTTCACCAATCCGTAAGCTAGGAGCAAACGATCGTCTTGTAAGTCCTGCAAGGCAATATGCTGAAGTAATTGGAAAAGAGCCGACCTACCTATTAAAGGGAATTGCTGCTGCTCTAATGTACGATTTCCAAGGGGATGAAGAAGCAGTTAAAATCCAACAAACTATATCAGAACTAGGGATAGAGGATGCTATTCAATCATATACACAGTTAACACCAGAATCCCCATTGTTTAAAGGCATTGTTGCTCAATACAAACAATTGAAGAGTCAGAAATAA